A single window of Plasmodium malariae genome assembly, chromosome: 8 DNA harbors:
- the PmUG01_08056200 gene encoding Plasmodium exported protein, unknown function, producing MIIFFIRAFIFFCLIWIFKYSDEELNRNNILNIKYSRMLSSEIRAPLEDKHKCLKEKIYDLKGKSTASFEKKPYALKQNNFSHKEDNESICSDSYQEELNYFMPRKKPQNIGAFNVKHNLKDNSPLLRHYNNIQSNKNLHKSLKKLYSENDSYINNISSSNKRNCIINEDKINAIISYQNKHPVNSAILFFLTIIIALMFFPLTTIFILYFKFRKSQK from the exons atgatcattttttttattagagcctttatttttttctgtctAATATGGATATTCAAATATTCTGACGAG GAACTGAACAgaaataacatattaaatattaaatatagcaGAATGTTAAGCAGTGAAATAAGAGCTCCGCTGGAAGATAAacataaatgtttaaaagaaaaaatatatgatttaaaaggaaaaagtactgcatcatttgaaaaaaaaccATATGCattaaagcaaaataacTTTTCTCATAAAGAAGATAATGAATCAATATGTAGTGATTCGTATCAAGAAGaattgaattattttatgccACGTAAAAAACCTCAAAATATTGGAGCTTTTAACGTTAagcataatttaaaagacaACTCTCCTCTATTAAgacattataataatattcagAGCAATAAAAACCTACACaaatctttaaaaaagttatactCAGAGAATGattcatacataaataacatCAGCTCAAGTAATAAACGtaattgtattattaatgaagataaaattaatgctATTATAAGCTATCAGAATAAACATCCAGTAAATTCtgcaattttgtttttccttacTATAATTATAGCACTGATGTTTTTTCCGTTAACTacgatttttattttgtattttaaattcCGAAAAAgccaaaaataa
- the PmUG01_08056400 gene encoding Plasmodium exported protein, unknown function, which yields MKKNFNSIIFIKIFIFTLLFWIIRYNNDLKSCNGLLDEKYKLDRDLYLTTNRQLAHHSMNRNFNGRYNKVLDEEHISKNRKDILLQNKELKESELKREKWHKMHKNSNSSLSSRADVFCEKKIFSVLHSIDKIKNNEEMNDWEKCKAINRKKIKILLIPTLFLLLVSLVYSKLVPNSDNITSLGNTYYLVTILLLGFIFAMYLSVVLGIIYSYRKIKKYRTINK from the exons atgaaaaaaaatttcaattccatcatttttattaaaatcttTATCTttactcttttattttggaTAATTCGTTATAACAATGATTtg aaGAGCTGTAATGGGTTATTGGATGAGAAGTATAAGTTAGATAGAGATTTATACTTAACAACTAATCGACAGTTAGCACATCATTCAATGAATAGAAATTTTAATGGACGATATAATAAAGTGCTAGATGAAGAACATATAtctaaaaatagaaaagacatattattacaaaacaaagaattaaaagaaagtgaattaaaaagagaaaaatggcataaaatgcataaaaatagtaattctTCGTTATCTAGTAGAGCAGATGTattttgtgaaaaaaaaatattcagcGTATTACATTCCATtgacaaaataaagaataacgAAGAAATGAACGATTGGGAAAAGTGTAAAGCCATAAATAgaaagaagataaaaatattattaattcctaccttatttttattattggtTTCATTAGTATATTCAAAATTAGTGCCTAATTCAGACAATATAACTAGTTTAGGAAATACATATTATCTTGTGACTATACTTTTATTAGGTTTTATATTCGCGATGTACTTATCTGTTGTATTAGGCATTATTTATAgctatagaaaaattaaaaaatatagaactataaataaataa